The DNA region AGGCGTGTCTTTTCCAGGAGGTCCCTGGGAGTGACAATACAGACATCCCCGCTCAGCCTGACGCGACACCCTGCAGTGAGCTCCTCTGCCACCAAGGTCCCACCTCAATGCGGCACCTCAGGCTccttgtgtgtgggtgtgtccaCTTAGCAGCCTAGGTTCCTGTGCGATTACTGCTAGTGGCACCCATCAACACACACATGGTGATCATAACCCACACCCCCCCAAGGGCACCCCCATACCTGCCTCCCCGCCCACAGGCAACTTTGGAGCCcaactttgcagcagcagcacagaCTTCACCAGAACCCAGGCCACTGAGCCCCTGAGCCAGGAGAAGCCCttcagtggggggaggggggggctcCATGCCCCCTCAGACACACTGATCCTTTAGAGGGACGGGGCTCTGAAACCCTCTTCTGGTGGGTGTGTGTGGCCTGGCTGGGGTTCACAGAGTTCCGCCCGCCCCATCCCAGTCTGGTTCTCACCCATGAGGCGCCACTCTACGTTTTAGCCCTttggccctgaggctgggagCAAGGTGGGCATGGCCTCCACCCTGATGAGGGGCTGGGATGGCAGCTGAGCTTAAGCGTATCAGGTGCCCAGGTCCCCTTCCAACCTTCACTGCTGCACCTGGCCACTCTTACTGTACTTGCAGCCCGCCCTCTTGACCCTGATGTCCCCACGGGGGGCTGCAGTTCCCTGGGCTGCTCCCCAGCACCCTTCCTGGGGCCTGTGACAATTGTCCCCGTTATCTTCTAGGCCAGCCCCTCCCTCACTGTGCTCTCAGGCTCTGCCCAACACCTAGCTTGCAGCAATGCCTGGACCTGGCCGGAAGGGCTGGCCAGGGGGCCTTCCCCTGCTCCTGTCTGCATGCTGGCCCATGACTCAAATCCCGGACTCTGACACTCACCTGTTAATGCAggctccctcctgccctgccctggcctAGCTCTGCTGCccgtggggtgaggggtgggaacACACAACCTCAGCTCCCATCCTCCAGCCCAGGGAGCTCCCCACAGGTGTACCTCCCAGACCTGGCaccccctggtggttcagcagccCACCTCCAGACCCCACTGTGGTCCAGAAGCCCACCGTCCCTGCCAGGGCCTTGGAAGAAGTAACCCTCATCCTGGATGGCACCTGCCCAGACCGTGCCCCAGCAAGTCTTCTGTGGGAACAAGGTGGAGTGTGTGTGGACTCGGGGGTCCCCTTCCCCTGGTCTTTCTGCAGTCTTTGTGTCCTCCCACAGAAGGAGATTTCAGTTTGCGCCCTTGGGTTCAGCAGAGGTGGCTGGGGGCTGCAggtgctgggtgggggtgggggccaaaGTGGGGGGGGTCAGGGAGCTGGCAGAACGAGCAAGTGGAGGGGCCCCTACTCACCGGTCCCGCTCCTCCTTGCCCTTGTCCAGCTCTCGGTCGTGGTTGGTCAGGGCTGAGACCCGCTCGGCGTCTACAGGCTTGGGCCACGGGGGTGGCGTGGGGAAGGAGGGTGGCGCTCGGTGCAGCCGGTTCCAGGCCTCgtgggggctgggcaggccaTGCAGCGTGGGGCCCTCCTTGGGGGCAAAGATGCCACCGCCGCTGGGAGCTGGAGTGGGGGtggtggcagagggtgaggccAGGGTGCCAGGGAGGAGCACACACTGGGAGATGCCCAACCCCAGGCCTGCGTGTGCCCCGAGACGAGGGGTGACAGTCCACCCGGTGTGCCCTGATGCACACCCATGCCCGCATGAGGGGAGAGCAGGGGGCAGGGTCACTCACTCAGCGTGTGGCTGCCGAGGCCTCCGAAGGCGTTGCTGCCCAGGCTCCCCAGGCCCCCAAAGGTGCTTGATCTGCTGAAAGGGTCTGTGGGGACAACAAACACTCAGGGATTTCTGTGTGCACCGGGACCTCCCCCACCCCGGGGCTCCAAAACCTGGCAGGTACCACCTGCACAATCCGAGGGTGCCCTGGTTCTTGGGGGTCAGCACAGGCCAGCCAGACTGCACAGACCTCAGGGGACACCTACCTGTCAAGTGACCAGTGGGCAGGAAGCTGCCAGGATGCGCTGAGGGTCCGAACGGGTTGGCGGCGGGATGGGTGGCACCTGGAGAGGGGGGAGGCTGTTGGAGGCCCGGGTGCACCCACCTCCCCTTCCAAGCTCAGGACCAGCTAGGAGGTAGGCTCTCATCTCCCTGAGTCTGGAGGACGAcgcaggggagcagggagggaggtgcTGATGGCAGTGAAGGCCCCGGAGGAAACAGGGCAGAGAAGGGCCTGAGGCTGAGCCGTGAGGCGCTACTCCCCCAGCCAGCTACCCTCAGAGGGCCCAACCAGAGCTAACAAACAATGCTGGTCATGTGACAGTGAGTGTGGCCTGGTGCAGATGGACCACGGCCCGAAGACGGCAGCCCCTCCGGTGGTGTCCCCTGGCTGCAGGCCGCAGCCCACAAGCATCGGTGCGGTGTCAGCCCCGCTCTCCTGATGCCCCTCAGAACCCAATCTGGAGGGCCCAGTCCTGAGAAGGGGCTGCTGGGTCAAGGGCCGACTCTGCCGCTTAGGGCGTCCCACCTTCTGTCTAGAGGTGAATTTCTGGTGAGACCTGTGAGAGGGGTGCCCTCTCCTGTCTCTCCAGCTCCCTCCACCTGTGGGGACCCCAACAATGGAGTGCTCCTGTCTGCCTGCCGTGGGAGTCACAGGCGGGCTCTTCCACCCAGACAAATGCAGGATTAGTTCCCAGAGAGCTTCCACCTAGAAACGTGATCTCATTTCTAAGTGACCTTATGAAGAAATCAAACCAGAAGTTAGGAAACAGCTGGTCCAGTGCTGAAGAGGATGCTATGAGAGCATGTGGAGGGCAGTCAGGGGAACGTGCTGCCTTAAAAAGCTACACCCCAAGGAAAGGCCAACGAGCCGATACTCCCTGGGGAAGAGGATGGAAGAAACACACGCCagattggggggagggggtgaccAGGTGTCAGGCGGGGACAGCAGGGCCCTGGTCTGGGTGGGGCATGTGCTGGGGGAAGTGGGCACACAGCAGGACGAGGCCATGGGTGGAGGGAAGCACACAGGGGCCCAGGCCACAGTCTGTAGGCTATGGCCTAAGAAGTCTGCTGGCCGCCAGGGCTGAGGCCCAGATGGGAGGCGCTCTGTTTTCTGAGGGACCCTGACACCTGGGAGACGTCTCTGCCCTGGCtggggactggaggccatgaggGTGGTGGAGTGGGGGCTGGGAAGAGCTGCCCAGCTCACAGGCCAGCCAGCATGACCCCATCACACTGGTGCGCTAATAGGCTGTCTGCAGGGACTGACATGACAGGAAGCAAGCGTGAGCTTGTGCCAGAGTGTGAACACGGTGGATGTGAGGAGTGGTCAGGGAaggttctctgaggaggtgacatccTTCAAGGGCCTGACGGCTGGGGAGGTGGGAGCAGCTGCCCTGTGGCCTCCAGACCATCACCCTGGGCCGGCACCTGGGAACTCGGGTTTCAGGAGGTTTCTCACCTTCCTCTGATGGGAATGCCTCACTCACATGTGTTCAGGTTGTGCAGTGTGGTTTGTGCTGAGCACCCGCTTTCCTTTCGGGAGTCTGGGTTTTGGTCCAGGCACACATAGGTGCCTACGTGACTGGCCCCCAGTAAGAAGCCAGGACGCTGGGTCCCCACAAGCTTccctgggagacagcctctcacCCTGTTGTCAGGGCTCCTTTCTGGGGAATAAAGTGCGTCCTGGGGCTCCTCGGGCAGTGCTCAGGAGACACCCACTTCCACCCTCTCCTCCATTCCTTGCTGACAGATGTAGGTCCCTTGGCTACAATGCATATAGCTGGTGGGGTGTGAGACATGGGCTGAGTCCCGGGGGCGCTGCCAGCCCAGCGATGGTCCTAGGGACCCTGACACAGTGAAGCTGTGGTGTGGCTGCTGGCGGAGGTGAGCCCGGAACAGCGGCTCTGGAGCAGTTTCCCACCATTCGGACAACAGCCAAACCCTTCCTgggagggaagccccagagaggaGCGCGTCCTGGGCCAGAGCATGGGCAGGGTCAGGTCAGAGGTGGGGACACCTCTGGGGGTGTGGAGGGAGAAGCCTGAGGCGGGCAGGACTGCCAGACCCCACCTGCTATAGCTGGAGAAACAAAAGCGCTGCCCACACAAGCCAGAGGAGAAAGGCGAGAGCGCGGCTGCCAGGCCACCCCCGGGCCTGCACGGTGGCCAGGCCGCCAGCCCCCCTGGGCCAGGCCGCCTTACCCGAGCTGGAGAAGAGGGGCCGGGCCAGGTCCTGCGGGCAGTGGAGTCCGGCGAACACGCCCGGGGCGGGGGGTCTGCTGAACAAGTCCAGCTTGGTGCCCACGTCCAGCTTGTGGGGCTCCAGCTGCATCTGCCGGGACAGAGCGTGTATAGGGGCCGGAGGCCGGGCCTCTGTCCTGCTCGCCACCAGGCTGCCGATGAGCTGGACAAGGTGTGATGCCCCCGGCTCCGCTGGCCTCGCTCAGTGGGCGGAGAGACAGGTAAGAGCCATCCTGACCACGTGTCAGCGATGCGGGGGAACTGAAACGTCGTCACGTGTGGTCGATATAGGAGGTTCCCGATTGCGGCGTTTCGCTCCTGTTTATATGGTCTTTGAAAGCTGGTGTTTTACACTTAAAACTCATCTCAATTTGGATGCTACATTTTCATTAGAAATACTCTGTTTAGATTTTGTAAAGTTGAGTTGGAAAAGTACATGCGCGTACCCGAGTCTTTCCAGTTTTCCAATGGCTAAATTTACCATgagtattaaaatttaaatgtattaaataaaacTAAGATGCCAGTCCCTGGGTCACTAGGGCCACGGGAGGCATGGGCGGGCCAAGTCCGTCCCAGTTCTTCCTGCTGTGGTGACAACAGAGGGGtgcccccaccctgcctcctccACTGCGCACCTTCCAGGCACGCTACCTGAGTGTATGTTAATCCGTCATAAATCCCTTTCTGTGACTTGTCCTTTGTAACCCACTTAAAGCGTGATgatttaaaaataccttgagTAAGGGTAACGTGTTACCTGAGATGACAGACAGAAGTGTGGAGACCCTTCTGTGATACAGGGTGCAGGATCCCATCCTGGCCTCCCTCAGCACCCCAGCCCACTCTCCCTGGCTGCAAgtccccaggcttcccagggcCGCCTCTTCCCTGCATCGCTCAGCCAGGGCATCTGGCATCACCCACTGGGGGGAGGATGGCCTCAAGCTGGGTTCCTCTTCACCACCTGTCCCCCCCAGGAGCATGCAGGCTCCGTGAGCACTTATGTTCAACTTTGTCCATGGCCCACAGCAGACACTTAATAAACACTTGGGGGAAAGGGGGGGCCGGGCCAAATGCTCCCTGGGAGAGCTTTGACTGACAGCAGGGAGGCCCAGCAGGATAACCCTGCCTGGGTCATCCCGGGTGACCGGCTGGGATGTGACTTTGAGTTCCCCATACACTTTTGTCCTGCTCCCCAGATCCGACCCCTGCTGGCCCGGCCCAGCGCTGGGGCAAGGGGCACATGCGCACACGTGTGGACGCTGGGGAGGGCCTGGCCCAAGAGAGGCGCCCTCTGAACCGCAGGCCTGGCTGGCAGGACGAGCAGTCCAGCTCACCTTTATCTTCTGCTGATGGTGGTAGATCTGCCAGGCGATCTGCACGTGCACAGCGCACCACTTCCCCGGCTTCTGCGACGGGGGGATGGGCTCAGCCTCGCGGCCAGAACCGTCTCCTCACGCCCCACCCCCAGATCCCTGCGGTCACAGGGCACCCCTGGGCCACCCCAGGGAGTCCTCCCTGGCCTCAGACCCTCCCCGAGGTCCCGCCGGGCCCCTTCCTCCCAAGGtgagacacacaggcacacacacagaccttACACATGCAAGCACGCACACACTCACCCTGATTGCTGTCCGGTACGGGTCGGACACCTGCTGTTGACAGAGGAGAAGTGTTAGACCCAGGCTCTGCAAGCAGTCAAGCCCgaggagttggggaggggggacTATGTGAGCCTCGTGGAGCCATGCTGGCTGGACGCCCACCCGGGAAGGAGAGAGGCAAGAACACCGCTGCCACCTACCCCGGGGGCTTTCTGCAGGAGGGTGTGAACCGCACTGGCCCGGCCTGTTAACTCGAGTGGGTTTGAAGTctgaggggagagagggacaCCGCACGAGACCACTTTGCAGGCTCCGTGCCCAGGTGGCACCAAACCCCTCCCCAGGGCACCGGTGTCCGCCTTGCCCTCCTTGTGGGGCCCTGCACGCTGTCACCCGGGATGGTCTGGCTTCCCACCACACCCTCCGTCCGGAGGTTTCTGAAAAGGGGGCAGGAGAAGGCTCTGATCGCTGTGCCGGGTAAAGGCAGCCCTGCTGCAGGGAAGGTGGGCAGAGCAAGCCCGGTCCCTGGTACCTAGGCCTCCTGCAGTGTGGATGGCCTTGGGCGGCTGCTGTCCACACTCCACCTCTGCTCCTCTGCactgctcctcccaccccccaaccctgaGTGCTCCCAGTTGAGGAGCCAACAAGTGAAGCAAGGCTCTCCTGGCCCCGAAGGTCAGGATATTCTGCACTGAGGTGAAAGCCCTTCAGGTGCCACCCGGGATCATGACTGCCCTGAGAGATGCTGGATGGGGGGGGCGGtcctgcagcccctgcccaccATACCCACCCCCTCCCGGGAGCAGCTGGTACCTTGGGCTGAAAAGCACCCTGCAGGGATCCAAAGGGGCCTGGGTGTGGGAGCAGGGCGGGCAGTCCTGGGACGGCCGGAGGGAAGGGCGGGAAAAACTGCAAGAGAAGGCGGGAGGGGTGTTCCAGGGGCCTTGCCGGGCACTCGGACATCCTGGGTAGGGGCGCGGGGCCTGGCCCTCTGGTCCCCACCCTGCCACGCCTGCACTAGGTGGGAAGCTACTTGGACAAGGCGCAGCCGGACCtccacaccccccaccctgcctggCGATCCCAGGGCACACAGGGACACTCACGTTGGAATGTCGGAAGTAGGGGCTGTCCAGCTTGGGCGTGTACTTGTCAAACtggaagggaaggaggcagagagtgAGGCCTCCCAACCTTGCCGATGCCCTCCATTGGCCAAGCTCCCACCCACACGGTCGGGCCAGGCAGCGGCCAGAATGAGGCTGGCGGCCTCCAGCCAGCTGTCCTCCAGGCTCCCCGAGGGTGCTGGCCCATGGCCCTTCCCCGTTCTAGTGACCTCAGCATAGGAGGTACAGACTCGCCCACCtgggtgtctgcagccatgactGGGAGGGCAGGGCATGGAGCCCAGGGCTGGTGGTTAAGCTGCAGGGGCACACTGAGGCCACTGCTAACTGGCCAGTGCCAAAGCAAAGCTGGGAGGGGACTCTGCCCACAGCAGCTGGCTTGGGGATGAGATCTTGAGGCTCAGGAACATGGGAAGAGTCCTGATCTGCATGGCCCCTAGTCCTGGTCCTCCTGACCTGCTGCCTTGCTGCCAACTGAGACACTGAGGACCTGACATGGGTACAACTGGCCCCACGGTCATGTGGACGGGGTGTTCACCCGAGCCCAAGAGAATGGCCCAGGGCAGGGAGCTTCATGGGATGACCTGGGAGCGGGGGATGGGGGGAACCAGAGGAGGGGCTGGACGGACAGGCGGACCGAGCGGACGGTGTCAGCCTGCATGCGTGCAGAGAGCGTCTGCGTGTGCCTGCTGCGTGTCCCGCGCCCGGGCCACCCCCTCCCGCCTGCCGGCACGCAGCCTACGCACCGGCGGGGGTGCGGCGGGTGGCAGGAGCGGCGTCGGGGGCGGCCCGGCAGGGAAGGGGGCGAATGTGTGTTGGTGCTGGTGTGTGTGCTGGTGTGTGTGTTGGTGCTGGTGGAACTCCGCCCGCAGCAGAGCTCCCGGGCCCAGGGGGGCGCTCTGGACCAGAAAACGCGCGTTCAGCTCTTGCCTGAGCAGCTCGTGATctacaagagaaaaagagagagacagagaggcacgTCGGCCGCGGGCTCCCGGCGGGGCGAGGCGGATAGTCACCTGGCACTCCCGGTTTCGGCAGGCCAAGCCGTGGTGGCCGCTCGCTACGTGCGGGCCCCAGGGTGGAGGTAAGAGAGGTGCCTGTGACCAAGTACCAATCAGAATCCCCGAATGAGGCTGGCAATACATGATTGGCTGGCTGAATGAGATCAACAGGCTGGCATCTAAAGGCAAGAGAGAACACGGTGAGCCACCCCGGGAGCCCGAGACAGCCCTGTCGGGGAGCCCTGCCCGTCCCCGCCTCCCCAGACCATTGTCTTGGTCCCAGCCTGGGGCACTGAGGTGCCCCCAACTGAGCTGGGCTCAGACTTTTAGAAAAGAATTGGAGACCCATGAAAAATCCTTAGTGACCTAAGATTCGGCCATGAGGGGGGCACTTGGCTGGAATCAAGCAGTGAGGGAGAGGTCAGGCTAGCTGCAGTTCATCTGGGGCCCCGCTACCCCACAATTCAGCCCTATCCACCCCTGCCCCTACAGCAGCCTAGGGACCGAGGGATGGGAAGAGACACACAGCAGGCCCTGGGAGCCCTCATCGCAGTGACGACTGAGCAGCTCCAAGTTATACCAACTCCCGGCTCCCAACTGCCCTACTAGGCTTGGCAAGGGTTCAGAATGGAGCAGGGAGTGTGTATCCGTGTACACGTGTGTGCACGCGcgaatctgtgtgtgtgcacaactGAGGCCCTGACAGGAAGTGTCCTCTGCCCTGCACTGATGGTCTGGAGGAGCAGGTGGGAGAGAAGTCTGTCTCTCCGAGGCCAGTCCCCGCTTCCCAGGGGCACGTCCCTCCCTGCCCAGGGGTGAGGAGCCCAGAGTGGAGAGGGAACAGGCAGTGACCCTGGCCCCACCGACGGCACCCAGACCTACCGGCGGGGTGTCCTGGGATGACCAGGCTGTTGGCCGGCAgcgccgggggcgggggcagtgTCGGGGGCGCGGCGAACATGGCCGCCGCGTGGTGCTGGTGCTGGGCCTGCGAGCGGAGCGCCAAGTGTGAGGTAGAGAGGTGGGGGCCCGGCCCGTGAGGCGACAGGGACGCGTGCTTGGCGAGCCCCAGGCTGGCACCGCTGCTGgcgctgctgctcctgctgcaggGAGGGGCGCTCAGTGCCCGGCCGCGCGCCCCGCCTCCGCGCCGCCCCGCGCCCGCCTGAGGCCGCGCAGGCTCGGCCCCGCGCCCACCTGAGGCTGTGCCCACCTGAGGCTGTGCAGGCCGTTGTGCGCGGCCGGGCCGGGGCCTGGGAAGGCCCCCGGAGGGAGAGGCACGTGCGTCAGGAGCGGGGCCCGGGGCTGCGAGGGTGCAGGTGGCAGCTGCGGGGCGAGGCGGGGCAGCGCCGGGGCTTCCTTCTTGACCAGCGGGCTGGCCGCGGTGCTGGCGGAGGGCAGGACTGGCGCGGGGCTGCGCACGGGGGCCAGGAAGGGCGGCTCGGTGCTCAGCTCACGGCTGCGCTCCAGACCCGAGACCTTGGGCGCTGCCCCGGTCTTGGCCTCGGACTTCTCGCCCAGAGTGGGGCCTGCGGAGAGAGCGGCGGGGGTGAGTCTGGGGTTCAGGATCATTTCCAAAGGGGAACTAGGTGGCGCAGAGCCCCTGCCCACAACACCTTGGTATAACCCACCCCTTGCTCCCCAAGGCGGCTACCTGTCTGGAGGGCCAACCACCAAGGTATGTCATGCACCTCCTGCTCATGGCCATCTCAGTGCAGGGGCTCTTATGGCCCTGTTTTATGGAGGGAGACTCAAATGCATGAGAAAGCCGGCTCAGTCTGGGCACTGGACTCCAAGGTCTGCCGCCCTATCTCCCACCACGGTAGCGTCACTTGAGTGAGTGGCTGCTCTTTCTTGACCCACCCGACAGACCCAGGGCCTAAGCTCTTTTTTGGGTCCTCACCCTGGGGGAGACTTTCTGCCTTGCCTAGTCTGTTGGGAGAAAGTGGCTGCCTCAACTCATCACCACCCAGAGCCTCTACTCCTCTGAGCTCCAGGCCTGCCTTTGGGCCATCAGCAAGCCCGCTTGCTCATTCCAAGCCCTCCTTTTGAAGCTGCTCCGAGTGAGGTCTCAGGTCACGTGCCCAGGGGCCGGGTGGAAAGCACGTGTCCAGGCCAGGGGAGGCACCACCACCCATCTGAAAAGCTCTGCCTTCAGGGGATGACATCCCAGTTTTCCAGGAGGAATGGAAATTCAGGTTACTGAATGTGGTTCCTTCATCTGGCCTGTTGGTTgactccacttcctcctccaggcccaGGGGCCCATGCAGATGGCAGCCACGCAGAGTGACATGCTGGCCACAGCCTCCCCTGTGGCTGCAGGGCAGTGTAAC from Cervus canadensis isolate Bull #8, Minnesota chromosome 1, ASM1932006v1, whole genome shotgun sequence includes:
- the FBRSL1 gene encoding fibrosin-1-like protein isoform X34; this translates as MEAKVRQSRRSRAQRDRGRRREAARDARDQSASSGDEPEPGPGKENTGLPRAPPPRAAAARPPRRRRRESSSQEEEVIDGFAIASFSTLEALEKDMALKPHERKEKWERRLVKKPREAENCPSAEPSENGRPLEAGSSEQDLETPCDRGKKKVPLQPTKQMKVAVSRGGDHNSDGDSFREATSSRRSSSRDQLSDSSAQAVSGRGYSCDSESDGDDKASVGSEKLFAPAADKGPTLGEKSEAKTGAAPKVSGLERSRELSTEPPFLAPVRSPAPVLPSASTAASPLVKKEAPALPRLAPQLPPAPSQPRAPLLTHVPLPPGAFPGPGPAAHNGLHSLSRSSSASSGASLGLAKHASLSPHGPGPHLSTSHLALRSQAQHQHHAAAMFAAPPTLPPPPALPANSLVIPGHPADHELLRQELNARFLVQSAPLGPGALLRAEFHQHQHTHQHTHQHQHTFAPFPAGPPPTPLLPPAAPPPFDKYTPKLDSPYFRHSNFFPPFPPAVPGLPALLPHPGPFGSLQGAFQPKVSDPYRTAIRKPGKWCAVHVQIAWQIYHHQQKIKMQLEPHKLDVGTKLDLFSRPPAPGVFAGLHCPQDLARPLFSSSGATHPAANPFGPSAHPGSFLPTGHLTDPFSRSSTFGGLGSLGSNAFGGLGSHTLTPSGGGIFAPKEGPTLHGLPSPHEAWNRLHRAPPSFPTPPPWPKPVDAERVSALTNHDRELDKGKEERDRDLLEKTRLLSRASPAAPVGHPGSGLLLRGQGDPGRPGIPTEREAELRIKESRSPAREDGPKPSKMALGEGLRLAGLLGREPGKPHEASAERSQSEVKVKEERGEDGDAPPQPGPGPVGRERPTFAWEPPRDAYRGPELPRRAPPGPGPAALLEPPERPYRDREPHDYSPERLREARRDELERARAAHLDGAALLPALGALHYPRLAPAAAALHNSLLTRTPPAASAAALGAPPPLVAAGGPPTPPGQPRSRTTPLGARAPGEARDYSPSRNPQEVEAR
- the FBRSL1 gene encoding fibrosin-1-like protein isoform X32, translating into MEAKVRQSRRSRAQRDRGRRREAARDARDQSASSGDEPEPGPGKENTGLPRAPPPRAAAARPPRRRRRESSSQEEEVIDGFAIASFSTLEALEKDMALKPHERKEKWERRLVKKPREAENCPSAEPSENGRPLEAGSSEQDLETPCDRGKKKVPLQPTKQMKVAVSRGGDHNSDGDSFREATSSRRSSSRDQLSDSSAQAVSGRGYSCDSESDGDDKASVGSEKLFAPAADKGPTLGEKSEAKTGAAPKVSGLERSRELSTEPPFLAPVRSPAPVLPSASTAASPLVKKEAPALPRLAPQLPPAPSQPRAPLLTHVPLPPGAFPGPGPAAHNGLHSLSRSSSASSGASLGLAKHASLSPHGPGPHLSTSHLALRSQAQHQHHAAAMFAAPPTLPPPPALPANSLVIPGHPADHELLRQELNARFLVQSAPLGPGALLRAEFHQHQHTHQHTHQHQHTFAPFPAGPPPTPLLPPAAPPPFDKYTPKLDSPYFRHSNFFPPFPPAVPGLPALLPHPGPFGSLQGAFQPKTSNPLELTGRASAVHTLLQKAPGVSDPYRTAIRKPGKWCAVHVQIAWQIYHHQQKIKMQLEPHKLDVGTKLDLFSRPPAPGVFAGLHCPQDLARPLFSSSGATHPAANPFGPSAHPGSFLPTGHLTDPFSRSSTFGGLGSLGSNAFGGLGSHTLTPSGGGIFAPKEGPTLHGLPSPHEAWNRLHRAPPSFPTPPPWPKPVDAERVSALTNHDRELDKGKEERDRDLLEKTRLLSRASPAAPVGHPGSGLLLRGQGDPGRPGIPTEREAELRIKESRSPAREDGPKPSKMALGEGLRLAGLLGREPGKPHEASAERSQSEVKVKEERGEDGDAPPQPGPGPVGRERPTFAWEPPRDAYRGPELPRRAPPGPGPAALLEPPERPYRDREPHDYSPERLREARRDELERARAAHLDGAALLPALGALHYPRLAPAAAALHNSLLTRTPPAASAAALGAPPPLVAAGGPPTPPGQPRSRTTPLGARAPGEARDYSPSRNPQEVEAR
- the FBRSL1 gene encoding fibrosin-1-like protein isoform X7; translated protein: MEAKVRQSRRSRAQRDRGRRREAARDARDQSASSGDEPEPGPGKENTGLPRAPPPRAAAARPPRRRRRESSSQEEEVIDGFAIASFSTLEALEKDMALKPHERKEKWERRLVKKPREAENCPSAEPSENGRPLEAGSSEQDLETPCDRGKKKVPLQPTKQMKVAVSRGGDHNSDGDSFREATSSRRSSSRDQLSDSSAQAVSGRGYSCDSESDGDDKASVGSEKLFAPAADKGPTLGEKSEAKTGAAPKVSGLERSRELSTEPPFLAPVRSPAPVLPSASTAASPLVKKEAPALPRLAPQLPPAPSQPRAPLLTHVPLPPGAFPGPGPAAHNGLHSLSRSSSASSGASLGLAKHASLSPHGPGPHLSTSHLALRSQAQHQHHAAAMFAAPPTLPPPPALPANSLVIPGHPADHELLRQELNARFLVQSAPLGPGALLRAEFHQHQHTHQHTHQHQHTFAPFPAGPPPTPLLPPAAPPPFDKYTPKLDSPYFRHSNFFPPFPPAVPGLPALLPHPGPFGSLQGAFQPKTSNPLELTGRASAVHTLLQKAPGQVSDPYRTAIRKPGKWCAVHVQIAWQIYHHQQKIKMQLEPHKLDVGTKLDLFSRPPAPGVFAGLHCPQDLARPLFSSSGATHPAANPFGPSAHPGSFLPTGHLTDPFSRSSTFGGLGSLGSNAFGGLGSHTLTPSGGGIFAPKEGPTLHGLPSPHEAWNRLHRAPPSFPTPPPWPKPVDAERVSALTNHDRELDKGKEERDRDLLEKTRLLSRASPAAPVGHPGSGLLLRGQGDPGRPGIPTEREAELRIKESRSPAREDGPKPSKMALGEGLRLAGLLGREPGKPHEASAERSQSEVKVKEERGEDGDAPPQPGPGPVGRERPTFAWEPPRDAYRGPELPRRAPPGPGPAALLEPPERPYRDREPHDYSPERLREARRDELERARAAHLDGAALLPALGALHYPRLAPAAAALHNSLLTRTPPAASAAALGAPPPLVAAGGPPTPPGQPRSRTTPLGARAPGEARDYSPSRNPQEVEAR
- the FBRSL1 gene encoding fibrosin-1-like protein isoform X6 — encoded protein: MEAKVRQSRRSRAQRDRGRRREAARDARDQSASSGDEPEPGPGKENTGLPRAPPPRAAAARPPRRRRRESSSQEEEVIDGFAIASFSTLEALEKDMALKPHERKEKWERRLVKKPREAENCPSAEPSENGRPLEAGSSEQDLETPCDRGKKKVPLQPTKQMKVAVSRGGDHNSDGDSFREATSSRRSSSRDQLSDSSAQAVSGRGYSASVGSEKLFAPAADKGPTLGEKSEAKTGAAPKVSGLERSRELSTEPPFLAPVRSPAPVLPSASTAASPLVKKEAPALPRLAPQLPPAPSQPRAPLLTHVPLPPGAFPGPGPAAHNGLHSLSRSSSASSGASLGLAKHASLSPHGPGPHLSTSHLALRSQAQHQHHAAAMFAAPPTLPPPPALPANSLVIPGHPADASLLISFSQPIMYCQPHSGILIDHELLRQELNARFLVQSAPLGPGALLRAEFHQHQHTHQHTHQHQHTFAPFPAGPPPTPLLPPAAPPPFDKYTPKLDSPYFRHSNFFPPFPPAVPGLPALLPHPGPFGSLQGAFQPKTSNPLELTGRASAVHTLLQKAPGQVSDPYRTAIRKPGKWCAVHVQIAWQIYHHQQKIKMQLEPHKLDVGTKLDLFSRPPAPGVFAGLHCPQDLARPLFSSSGATHPAANPFGPSAHPGSFLPTGHLTDPFSRSSTFGGLGSLGSNAFGGLGSHTLTPSGGGIFAPKEGPTLHGLPSPHEAWNRLHRAPPSFPTPPPWPKPVDAERVSALTNHDRELDKGKEERDRDLLEKTRLLSRASPAAPVGHPGSGLLLRGQGDPGRPGIPTEREAELRIKESRSPAREDGPKPSKMALGEGLRLAGLLGREPGKPHEASAERSQSEVKVKEERGEDGDAPPQPGPGPVGRERPTFAWEPPRDAYRGPELPRRAPPGPGPAALLEPPERPYRDREPHDYSPERLREARRDELERARAAHLDGAALLPALGALHYPRLAPAAAALHNSLLTRTPPAASAAALGAPPPLVAAGGPPTPPGQPRSRTTPLGARAPGEARDYSPSRNPQEVEAR
- the FBRSL1 gene encoding fibrosin-1-like protein isoform X5, whose product is MEAKVRQSRRSRAQRDRGRRREAARDARDQSASSGDEPEPGPGKENTGLPRAPPPRAAAARPPRRRRRESSSQEEEVIDGFAIASFSTLEALEKDMALKPHERKEKWERRLVKKPREAENCPSAEPSENGRPLEAGSSEQDLETPCDRGKKKVPLQPTKQMKVAVSRGGDHNSDGDSFREATSSRRSSSRDQLSDSSAQAVSGRGYSCDSESDGDDKASVGSEKLFAPAADKGPTLGEKSEAKTGAAPKVSGLERSRELSTEPPFLAPVRSPAPVLPSASTAASPLVKKEAPALPRLAPQLPPAPSQPRAPLLTHVPLPPGAFPGPGPAAHNGLHSLSRSSSASSGASLGLAKHASLSPHGPGPHLSTSHLALRSQAQHQHHAAAMFAAPPTLPPPPALPANSLVIPGHPADASLLISFSQPIMYCQPHSGILIDHELLRQELNARFLVQSAPLGPGALLRAEFHQHQHTHQHTHQHQHTFAPFPAGPPPTPLLPPAAPPPFDKYTPKLDSPYFRHSNFFPPFPPAVPGLPALLPHPGPFGSLQGAFQPKTSNPLELTGRASAVHTLLQKAPGVSDPYRTAIRPGKWCAVHVQIAWQIYHHQQKIKMQLEPHKLDVGTKLDLFSRPPAPGVFAGLHCPQDLARPLFSSSGATHPAANPFGPSAHPGSFLPTGHLTDPFSRSSTFGGLGSLGSNAFGGLGSHTLTPSGGGIFAPKEGPTLHGLPSPHEAWNRLHRAPPSFPTPPPWPKPVDAERVSALTNHDRELDKGKEERDRDLLEKTRLLSRASPAAPVGHPGSGLLLRGQGDPGRPGIPTEREAELRIKESRSPAREDGPKPSKMALGEGLRLAGLLGREPGKPHEASAERSQSEVKVKEERGEDGDAPPQPGPGPVGRERPTFAWEPPRDAYRGPELPRRAPPGPGPAALLEPPERPYRDREPHDYSPERLREARRDELERARAAHLDGAALLPALGALHYPRLAPAAAALHNSLLTRTPPAASAAALGAPPPLVAAGGPPTPPGQPRSRTTPLGARAPGEARDYSPSRNPQEVEAR